One genomic segment of Odocoileus virginianus isolate 20LAN1187 ecotype Illinois chromosome 17, Ovbor_1.2, whole genome shotgun sequence includes these proteins:
- the LIG3 gene encoding DNA ligase 3 isoform X1 — protein sequence MTLAFKILFPPTLRALRKKELFLFREHHRPDIRHFGQWSETVLCGHHLLQRRKPVPSFQKSNLRPRATCLVFLPGSHVGRCSGPCEMAEQRFCVDYAKRGTAGCKKCKEKIVKGVCRIGKVVPNPFSESGGDMKEWYHIKCMFEKLERARATTKKIEDLTELEGWEELEENEKEQISQHIADLSSKAAGTPKKKAVVQAKLTATGQVASPVKGASFVTNSNPRKFSGFSAKPNNSGEAHSSPTPKAPKTSLSSSKCDPKHKDCLLREFRKLCAMVAENPSYNTKTQIIQDFLQKGSAGDGFHGDVYLTVKLLLPGVIKSVYNLNDKQIVKLFSRIFNCNSDDMTRDLEQGDVSETIRVFFEQSKSFPPAAKSLLTIQEVDEFLMRLSKLTKEDEQQQALQDIASRCTANDLKCIIRLIKHDLKMNSGAKHVLDALDPNAYEAFKASRNLQDVVERVLRNEQEVEKEPGQRRALCVQASLMTPVQPMLAEACKSIEYAMKKCPNGMFSEIKYDGERVQVHKKGDHFSYFSRSLKPVLPHKVAHFKDFIPRAFPGGHSMILDSEVLLIDNRTGKPLPFGTLGVHKKAAFQDANVCLFVFDCIYFNDISLMDRPLCERRKLLHDNMVEIPNRIMFSEMKQVTKASDLVDMINRVIQEGLEGLVLKDVKGTYEPGKRHWLKVKKDYLNEGAMADTADLVVLGAFYGQGSKGGMMSIFLMGCYDPSSQKWCTVTKCAGGHDDATLARLQTELDMVKISKDPSKIPNWLKINKIYYPDFIVPDPKKAAVWEITGAEFSKSEAHTADGISIRFPRCTRIRDDKDWKSATNLPQLKELYQLSKERAAFAVTAGDEGSSATGGSSGENEGTSGPAVPHAAPRASPRQPPTSAKKAGGKAGGCTNRGGNPPAAKPSPVRVGLKRKAPDATPCQAKVLLDIFTGVRLYLPPSTPDFSRLRRYFVAFDGDLVQEFDVGSATHVLGGGDRNREAQQVSPEWIWACIRKRRLVAPC from the exons ATGACTTTGGCTTTTAAGATCCTTTTCCCACCAACCCTCCGTgcactcagaaaaaaagaattgttcCTATTCCGAGAACATCACCGGCCTGACATAAGACACTTTGGCCAGTGGTCAGAGACAGTTCTTTGTGGACACCACCTCCTCCAGAGAAGAAAGCCTGTTCCGTCCTTCCAGAAAAGCAACCTAAGACCACGTGCCACCTGCCTTGTTTTCTTGCCAGGATCGCATGTGGGACGCTGCAGTGGCCCCTGTGAGATGGCAGAGCAACGCTTCTGTGTGGACTACGCTAAGCGTGGCACCGCTGGCTGCAAAAAATGCAAGGAAAAGATTGTCAAGGGCGTATGCCGAATCGGCAAAGTGGTGCCCAATCCCTTTTCAGAGTCGGGGGGCGATATGAAAGAGTGGTACCACATTAAATGCATGTTTGAGAAACTGGAGCGGGCCCGGGCCACCACAAAAAAAATTGAGGACCTCACCGAGCTGGAAGGCTGGGAAGAGCTGGAAGAGAACGAGAAAGAGCAGATAAGTCAGCACATTGCAG ATCTGTCTTCCAAGGCAGCAGGCACACCAAAGAAGAAAGCTGTTGTCCAGGCTAAGTTGACAGCCACTGGCCAGGTGGCATCTCCAGTGAAAGGTGCTTCATTTGTCACCAATTCTAATCCCCGGAAGTTTTCTGGCTTTTCAG CCAAGCCCAACAACTCTGGGGAAGCCCACTCCAGCCCTACCCCCAAGGCCCCTAAGACAAGTCTGTCCTCAAGCAAATGTGACCCAAAACACAAGGATTGTCTGCTGCGTGAGTTTCGGAAGTTGTGTGCCATGGTGGCTGAAAATCCTAGCTACAACACGAAAACCCAGATCATCCAGGACTTCCTTCAGAAAGGCTCAGCAGGAG ATGGTTTCCACGGCGACGTGTACCTAACAGTGAAGCTGCTGCTGCCGGGTGTTATTAAGAGTGTTTACAACTTGAATGATAAGCAGATTGTGAAGCTTTTCAGCCGCATTTTTAACTGCAACTCAGATGACATGACACGAGACCTAGAGCAG GGTGACGTGTCAGAGACAATCAGAGTCTTCTTTGAGCAGAGCAAGTCTTTCCCTCCAGCTGCCAAGAGCCTCCTTACCATCCAGGAGGTGGACGAGTTCCTCATGCGGCTCTCCAAGCTCACCAAGGAGGACGAGCAGCAACAGGCCCTGCAGGACATTGCCTCCAG GTGTACAGCCAATGACCTTAAGTGCATCATCAGGTTGATAAAGCATGATCTGAAGATGAACTCAGGTGCAAAACACGT GTTAGATGCCCTAGACCCCAATGCCTATGAAGCCTTCAAAGCCTCGCGCAACCTGCAGGATGTGGTGGAGCGGGTCCTCCGCAACGAgcaggaggtggagaaggagcCAGGCCAGAGACGAGCTCTGTGTGTGCAGGCCTCTCTGATGACCCCGGTGCAGCCCATGCTG GCTGAGGCCTGCAAGTCCATCGAGTACGCCATGAAGAAGTGTCCAAACGGCATGTTCTCTGAGATCAAGTATGACGGGGAGCGAGTCCAGGTGCATAAGAAGGGGGACCACTTCAGCTACTTCAGCCGCAGTCTCAAGCCCGTCCTGCCACACAAG GTGGCCCACTTTAAGGACTTCATCCCCCGGGCTTTCCCTGGGGGCCACAGCATGATCTTGGACTCTGAGGTGCTCCTGATCGACAACAGGACAGGCAAACCACTGCCCTTTGGGACTCTGGGAGTGCACAAG AAAGCTGCCTTCCAGGATGCTAATGTCTGCCTGTTTGTGTTTGATTGTATCTACTTCAATGATATCAGCTTGATGGATAG GCCTCTGTGTGAGCGGCGGAAGCTTCTTCATGACAACATGGTTGAAATCCCCAACCGGATCATGTTCTCAGAAATGAAGCAAGTCACA AAAGCTtccgacttggtggacatgatcAACAGGGTGATCCAGGAGGGGctggaagggctggtgctgaaggACGTGAAG GGAACTTACGAGCCTGGAAAGCGCCactggctgaaagtgaagaaggactattTGAACGAGGGCGCCATGGCCGACACAGCTGACCTGGTGGTTCTTGGGGCCTTCTACGGGCAAGGGAGCAAAG GTGGCATGATGTCTATCTTCCTCATGGGCTGCTATGACCCGAGCAGCCAGAAGTGGTGCACGGTCACCAAGTGTGCAGGAGGCCACGACGATGCGACGCTCGCCCGCCTGCAGACGGAACTGGACATGGTGAAGATCAGCAAG GATCCCAGCAAGATACCCAACTGGCTGAAAATCAATAAGATCTATTACCCTGACTTCATCGTTCCAGACCCAAAG AAAGCTGCTGTGTGGGAGATCACAGGGGCTGAATTCTCGAAATCTGAGGCTCACACAGCCGATGGGATCTCCATCCGATTCCCCCGCTGCACCCGAATCCGTGATGATAAGGACTGGAAGTCTGCCACGAACCTCCCCCAACTCAAG GAGCTGTACCAGCTGTCTAAGGAGCGGGCAGCCTTCGCCGTCACGGCCGGGGACGAGGGGAGCTCCGCCACAGGGGGCAGCAGTGGGGAGAACGAGGGCACCTCAGGGCCGGCTGTGCCTCACGCGGCCCCGAGAGCCTCCCCCAGGCAGCCTCCCACCAGCGCCAAGAAGGCTGGGGGCAAGGCGGGCGGCTGCACCAACAGAGGTG GCAACCCGCCAGCTGCAAAGCCCTCCCCCGTGAGAGTGGGACTGAAGCGGAAGGCTCCCGACGCGACCCCATGCCAAGCCAAG GTGCTGCTGGACATATTCACTGGAGTGCGGCTCTACCTGCCACCCTCCACGCCAGACTTCAGCCGCCTCAGACGCTACTTTGTGGCATTCGATGGGGACCTGGTGCAGGAATTTGACGTGGGCTCAGCCACACACGTGCTGGGTGGCGGGGACAGGAATCGTGAGGCCCAGCAGGTCTCTCCAGAGTGGATTTGGGCGTGTATCCGGAAACGGAGGCTGGTGGCTCCTTGCTAG
- the LIG3 gene encoding DNA ligase 3 isoform X2, translating into MTLAFKILFPPTLRALRKKELFLFREHHRPDIRHFGQWSETVLCGHHLLQRRKPVPSFQKSNLRPRATCLVFLPGSHVGRCSGPCEMAEQRFCVDYAKRGTAGCKKCKEKIVKGVCRIGKVVPNPFSESGGDMKEWYHIKCMFEKLERARATTKKIEDLTELEGWEELEENEKEQISQHIADLSSKAAGTPKKKAVVQAKLTATGQVASPVKGASFVTNSNPRKFSGFSAKPNNSGEAHSSPTPKAPKTSLSSSKCDPKHKDCLLREFRKLCAMVAENPSYNTKTQIIQDFLQKGSAGDGFHGDVYLTVKLLLPGVIKSVYNLNDKQIVKLFSRIFNCNSDDMTRDLEQGDVSETIRVFFEQSKSFPPAAKSLLTIQEVDEFLMRLSKLTKEDEQQQALQDIASRCTANDLKCIIRLIKHDLKMNSGAKHVLDALDPNAYEAFKASRNLQDVVERVLRNEQEVEKEPGQRRALCVQASLMTPVQPMLAEACKSIEYAMKKCPNGMFSEIKYDGERVQVHKKGDHFSYFSRSLKPVLPHKVAHFKDFIPRAFPGGHSMILDSEVLLIDNRTGKPLPFGTLGVHKKAAFQDANVCLFVFDCIYFNDISLMDRPLCERRKLLHDNMVEIPNRIMFSEMKQVTKASDLVDMINRVIQEGLEGLVLKDVKGTYEPGKRHWLKVKKDYLNEGAMADTADLVVLGAFYGQGSKGGMMSIFLMGCYDPSSQKWCTVTKCAGGHDDATLARLQTELDMVKISKDPSKIPNWLKINKIYYPDFIVPDPKKAAVWEITGAEFSKSEAHTADGISIRFPRCTRIRDDKDWKSATNLPQLKELYQLSKERAAFAVTAGDEGSSATGGSSGENEGTSGPAVPHAAPRASPRQPPTSAKKAGGKAGGCTNRGGNPPAAKPSPVRVGLKRKAPDATPCQAKRQPASKQRGRRAVPAGRR; encoded by the exons ATGACTTTGGCTTTTAAGATCCTTTTCCCACCAACCCTCCGTgcactcagaaaaaaagaattgttcCTATTCCGAGAACATCACCGGCCTGACATAAGACACTTTGGCCAGTGGTCAGAGACAGTTCTTTGTGGACACCACCTCCTCCAGAGAAGAAAGCCTGTTCCGTCCTTCCAGAAAAGCAACCTAAGACCACGTGCCACCTGCCTTGTTTTCTTGCCAGGATCGCATGTGGGACGCTGCAGTGGCCCCTGTGAGATGGCAGAGCAACGCTTCTGTGTGGACTACGCTAAGCGTGGCACCGCTGGCTGCAAAAAATGCAAGGAAAAGATTGTCAAGGGCGTATGCCGAATCGGCAAAGTGGTGCCCAATCCCTTTTCAGAGTCGGGGGGCGATATGAAAGAGTGGTACCACATTAAATGCATGTTTGAGAAACTGGAGCGGGCCCGGGCCACCACAAAAAAAATTGAGGACCTCACCGAGCTGGAAGGCTGGGAAGAGCTGGAAGAGAACGAGAAAGAGCAGATAAGTCAGCACATTGCAG ATCTGTCTTCCAAGGCAGCAGGCACACCAAAGAAGAAAGCTGTTGTCCAGGCTAAGTTGACAGCCACTGGCCAGGTGGCATCTCCAGTGAAAGGTGCTTCATTTGTCACCAATTCTAATCCCCGGAAGTTTTCTGGCTTTTCAG CCAAGCCCAACAACTCTGGGGAAGCCCACTCCAGCCCTACCCCCAAGGCCCCTAAGACAAGTCTGTCCTCAAGCAAATGTGACCCAAAACACAAGGATTGTCTGCTGCGTGAGTTTCGGAAGTTGTGTGCCATGGTGGCTGAAAATCCTAGCTACAACACGAAAACCCAGATCATCCAGGACTTCCTTCAGAAAGGCTCAGCAGGAG ATGGTTTCCACGGCGACGTGTACCTAACAGTGAAGCTGCTGCTGCCGGGTGTTATTAAGAGTGTTTACAACTTGAATGATAAGCAGATTGTGAAGCTTTTCAGCCGCATTTTTAACTGCAACTCAGATGACATGACACGAGACCTAGAGCAG GGTGACGTGTCAGAGACAATCAGAGTCTTCTTTGAGCAGAGCAAGTCTTTCCCTCCAGCTGCCAAGAGCCTCCTTACCATCCAGGAGGTGGACGAGTTCCTCATGCGGCTCTCCAAGCTCACCAAGGAGGACGAGCAGCAACAGGCCCTGCAGGACATTGCCTCCAG GTGTACAGCCAATGACCTTAAGTGCATCATCAGGTTGATAAAGCATGATCTGAAGATGAACTCAGGTGCAAAACACGT GTTAGATGCCCTAGACCCCAATGCCTATGAAGCCTTCAAAGCCTCGCGCAACCTGCAGGATGTGGTGGAGCGGGTCCTCCGCAACGAgcaggaggtggagaaggagcCAGGCCAGAGACGAGCTCTGTGTGTGCAGGCCTCTCTGATGACCCCGGTGCAGCCCATGCTG GCTGAGGCCTGCAAGTCCATCGAGTACGCCATGAAGAAGTGTCCAAACGGCATGTTCTCTGAGATCAAGTATGACGGGGAGCGAGTCCAGGTGCATAAGAAGGGGGACCACTTCAGCTACTTCAGCCGCAGTCTCAAGCCCGTCCTGCCACACAAG GTGGCCCACTTTAAGGACTTCATCCCCCGGGCTTTCCCTGGGGGCCACAGCATGATCTTGGACTCTGAGGTGCTCCTGATCGACAACAGGACAGGCAAACCACTGCCCTTTGGGACTCTGGGAGTGCACAAG AAAGCTGCCTTCCAGGATGCTAATGTCTGCCTGTTTGTGTTTGATTGTATCTACTTCAATGATATCAGCTTGATGGATAG GCCTCTGTGTGAGCGGCGGAAGCTTCTTCATGACAACATGGTTGAAATCCCCAACCGGATCATGTTCTCAGAAATGAAGCAAGTCACA AAAGCTtccgacttggtggacatgatcAACAGGGTGATCCAGGAGGGGctggaagggctggtgctgaaggACGTGAAG GGAACTTACGAGCCTGGAAAGCGCCactggctgaaagtgaagaaggactattTGAACGAGGGCGCCATGGCCGACACAGCTGACCTGGTGGTTCTTGGGGCCTTCTACGGGCAAGGGAGCAAAG GTGGCATGATGTCTATCTTCCTCATGGGCTGCTATGACCCGAGCAGCCAGAAGTGGTGCACGGTCACCAAGTGTGCAGGAGGCCACGACGATGCGACGCTCGCCCGCCTGCAGACGGAACTGGACATGGTGAAGATCAGCAAG GATCCCAGCAAGATACCCAACTGGCTGAAAATCAATAAGATCTATTACCCTGACTTCATCGTTCCAGACCCAAAG AAAGCTGCTGTGTGGGAGATCACAGGGGCTGAATTCTCGAAATCTGAGGCTCACACAGCCGATGGGATCTCCATCCGATTCCCCCGCTGCACCCGAATCCGTGATGATAAGGACTGGAAGTCTGCCACGAACCTCCCCCAACTCAAG GAGCTGTACCAGCTGTCTAAGGAGCGGGCAGCCTTCGCCGTCACGGCCGGGGACGAGGGGAGCTCCGCCACAGGGGGCAGCAGTGGGGAGAACGAGGGCACCTCAGGGCCGGCTGTGCCTCACGCGGCCCCGAGAGCCTCCCCCAGGCAGCCTCCCACCAGCGCCAAGAAGGCTGGGGGCAAGGCGGGCGGCTGCACCAACAGAGGTG GCAACCCGCCAGCTGCAAAGCCCTCCCCCGTGAGAGTGGGACTGAAGCGGAAGGCTCCCGACGCGACCCCATGCCAAGCCAAG AGGCAGCCAGCCAGcaagcagagaggaaggagagctGTGCCCGCAGGCAGGAGATAG
- the LIG3 gene encoding DNA ligase 3 isoform X3, translating to MAEQRFCVDYAKRGTAGCKKCKEKIVKGVCRIGKVVPNPFSESGGDMKEWYHIKCMFEKLERARATTKKIEDLTELEGWEELEENEKEQISQHIADLSSKAAGTPKKKAVVQAKLTATGQVASPVKGASFVTNSNPRKFSGFSAKPNNSGEAHSSPTPKAPKTSLSSSKCDPKHKDCLLREFRKLCAMVAENPSYNTKTQIIQDFLQKGSAGDGFHGDVYLTVKLLLPGVIKSVYNLNDKQIVKLFSRIFNCNSDDMTRDLEQGDVSETIRVFFEQSKSFPPAAKSLLTIQEVDEFLMRLSKLTKEDEQQQALQDIASRCTANDLKCIIRLIKHDLKMNSGAKHVLDALDPNAYEAFKASRNLQDVVERVLRNEQEVEKEPGQRRALCVQASLMTPVQPMLAEACKSIEYAMKKCPNGMFSEIKYDGERVQVHKKGDHFSYFSRSLKPVLPHKVAHFKDFIPRAFPGGHSMILDSEVLLIDNRTGKPLPFGTLGVHKKAAFQDANVCLFVFDCIYFNDISLMDRPLCERRKLLHDNMVEIPNRIMFSEMKQVTKASDLVDMINRVIQEGLEGLVLKDVKGTYEPGKRHWLKVKKDYLNEGAMADTADLVVLGAFYGQGSKGGMMSIFLMGCYDPSSQKWCTVTKCAGGHDDATLARLQTELDMVKISKDPSKIPNWLKINKIYYPDFIVPDPKKAAVWEITGAEFSKSEAHTADGISIRFPRCTRIRDDKDWKSATNLPQLKELYQLSKERAAFAVTAGDEGSSATGGSSGENEGTSGPAVPHAAPRASPRQPPTSAKKAGGKAGGCTNRGGNPPAAKPSPVRVGLKRKAPDATPCQAKVLLDIFTGVRLYLPPSTPDFSRLRRYFVAFDGDLVQEFDVGSATHVLGGGDRNREAQQVSPEWIWACIRKRRLVAPC from the exons ATGGCAGAGCAACGCTTCTGTGTGGACTACGCTAAGCGTGGCACCGCTGGCTGCAAAAAATGCAAGGAAAAGATTGTCAAGGGCGTATGCCGAATCGGCAAAGTGGTGCCCAATCCCTTTTCAGAGTCGGGGGGCGATATGAAAGAGTGGTACCACATTAAATGCATGTTTGAGAAACTGGAGCGGGCCCGGGCCACCACAAAAAAAATTGAGGACCTCACCGAGCTGGAAGGCTGGGAAGAGCTGGAAGAGAACGAGAAAGAGCAGATAAGTCAGCACATTGCAG ATCTGTCTTCCAAGGCAGCAGGCACACCAAAGAAGAAAGCTGTTGTCCAGGCTAAGTTGACAGCCACTGGCCAGGTGGCATCTCCAGTGAAAGGTGCTTCATTTGTCACCAATTCTAATCCCCGGAAGTTTTCTGGCTTTTCAG CCAAGCCCAACAACTCTGGGGAAGCCCACTCCAGCCCTACCCCCAAGGCCCCTAAGACAAGTCTGTCCTCAAGCAAATGTGACCCAAAACACAAGGATTGTCTGCTGCGTGAGTTTCGGAAGTTGTGTGCCATGGTGGCTGAAAATCCTAGCTACAACACGAAAACCCAGATCATCCAGGACTTCCTTCAGAAAGGCTCAGCAGGAG ATGGTTTCCACGGCGACGTGTACCTAACAGTGAAGCTGCTGCTGCCGGGTGTTATTAAGAGTGTTTACAACTTGAATGATAAGCAGATTGTGAAGCTTTTCAGCCGCATTTTTAACTGCAACTCAGATGACATGACACGAGACCTAGAGCAG GGTGACGTGTCAGAGACAATCAGAGTCTTCTTTGAGCAGAGCAAGTCTTTCCCTCCAGCTGCCAAGAGCCTCCTTACCATCCAGGAGGTGGACGAGTTCCTCATGCGGCTCTCCAAGCTCACCAAGGAGGACGAGCAGCAACAGGCCCTGCAGGACATTGCCTCCAG GTGTACAGCCAATGACCTTAAGTGCATCATCAGGTTGATAAAGCATGATCTGAAGATGAACTCAGGTGCAAAACACGT GTTAGATGCCCTAGACCCCAATGCCTATGAAGCCTTCAAAGCCTCGCGCAACCTGCAGGATGTGGTGGAGCGGGTCCTCCGCAACGAgcaggaggtggagaaggagcCAGGCCAGAGACGAGCTCTGTGTGTGCAGGCCTCTCTGATGACCCCGGTGCAGCCCATGCTG GCTGAGGCCTGCAAGTCCATCGAGTACGCCATGAAGAAGTGTCCAAACGGCATGTTCTCTGAGATCAAGTATGACGGGGAGCGAGTCCAGGTGCATAAGAAGGGGGACCACTTCAGCTACTTCAGCCGCAGTCTCAAGCCCGTCCTGCCACACAAG GTGGCCCACTTTAAGGACTTCATCCCCCGGGCTTTCCCTGGGGGCCACAGCATGATCTTGGACTCTGAGGTGCTCCTGATCGACAACAGGACAGGCAAACCACTGCCCTTTGGGACTCTGGGAGTGCACAAG AAAGCTGCCTTCCAGGATGCTAATGTCTGCCTGTTTGTGTTTGATTGTATCTACTTCAATGATATCAGCTTGATGGATAG GCCTCTGTGTGAGCGGCGGAAGCTTCTTCATGACAACATGGTTGAAATCCCCAACCGGATCATGTTCTCAGAAATGAAGCAAGTCACA AAAGCTtccgacttggtggacatgatcAACAGGGTGATCCAGGAGGGGctggaagggctggtgctgaaggACGTGAAG GGAACTTACGAGCCTGGAAAGCGCCactggctgaaagtgaagaaggactattTGAACGAGGGCGCCATGGCCGACACAGCTGACCTGGTGGTTCTTGGGGCCTTCTACGGGCAAGGGAGCAAAG GTGGCATGATGTCTATCTTCCTCATGGGCTGCTATGACCCGAGCAGCCAGAAGTGGTGCACGGTCACCAAGTGTGCAGGAGGCCACGACGATGCGACGCTCGCCCGCCTGCAGACGGAACTGGACATGGTGAAGATCAGCAAG GATCCCAGCAAGATACCCAACTGGCTGAAAATCAATAAGATCTATTACCCTGACTTCATCGTTCCAGACCCAAAG AAAGCTGCTGTGTGGGAGATCACAGGGGCTGAATTCTCGAAATCTGAGGCTCACACAGCCGATGGGATCTCCATCCGATTCCCCCGCTGCACCCGAATCCGTGATGATAAGGACTGGAAGTCTGCCACGAACCTCCCCCAACTCAAG GAGCTGTACCAGCTGTCTAAGGAGCGGGCAGCCTTCGCCGTCACGGCCGGGGACGAGGGGAGCTCCGCCACAGGGGGCAGCAGTGGGGAGAACGAGGGCACCTCAGGGCCGGCTGTGCCTCACGCGGCCCCGAGAGCCTCCCCCAGGCAGCCTCCCACCAGCGCCAAGAAGGCTGGGGGCAAGGCGGGCGGCTGCACCAACAGAGGTG GCAACCCGCCAGCTGCAAAGCCCTCCCCCGTGAGAGTGGGACTGAAGCGGAAGGCTCCCGACGCGACCCCATGCCAAGCCAAG GTGCTGCTGGACATATTCACTGGAGTGCGGCTCTACCTGCCACCCTCCACGCCAGACTTCAGCCGCCTCAGACGCTACTTTGTGGCATTCGATGGGGACCTGGTGCAGGAATTTGACGTGGGCTCAGCCACACACGTGCTGGGTGGCGGGGACAGGAATCGTGAGGCCCAGCAGGTCTCTCCAGAGTGGATTTGGGCGTGTATCCGGAAACGGAGGCTGGTGGCTCCTTGCTAG